Proteins encoded within one genomic window of Haematospirillum jordaniae:
- the panB gene encoding 3-methyl-2-oxobutanoate hydroxymethyltransferase, which produces MSVQADTKRLTPHAVMARKGGTPLVCLTAYTAPMARYLDTHVDVLLVGDSVGMVLYGMETTLPVSLDIMIAHGRAVAGAVRRACVVVDLPFGTYQESPEQAFRTAARVLAETGAAAVKLEGGTEMAPTIRFLVQRGIPVMGHVGLTPQSCNTLGGFRARGRTGEEARQIQDDALAVAEAGAFSVVLEAAVEPLARTIAGQVPIPVIGIGASVACDGQILVTEDMLGLFDTFTPRFVRRYAELGTLLSDAVAGYAADVRARVFPGPEHCFAVAGKAHDHDSSGQE; this is translated from the coding sequence ATGAGCGTCCAGGCTGATACCAAGCGTTTGACTCCCCACGCTGTCATGGCCCGCAAGGGTGGAACTCCCTTGGTGTGCCTGACAGCGTATACGGCCCCGATGGCCCGATACCTAGACACCCATGTCGATGTTTTGCTGGTCGGCGATTCTGTGGGCATGGTCCTGTATGGCATGGAAACCACCTTGCCGGTCTCGCTCGATATCATGATTGCCCATGGCCGCGCTGTTGCCGGTGCGGTACGCCGTGCCTGCGTGGTTGTGGACCTGCCCTTTGGAACCTATCAGGAAAGCCCGGAGCAGGCTTTCCGGACTGCGGCGCGGGTTCTGGCCGAGACCGGTGCGGCTGCTGTCAAGCTGGAGGGCGGGACCGAAATGGCGCCGACTATCCGTTTCTTGGTTCAACGGGGCATTCCGGTAATGGGGCACGTCGGGCTGACGCCGCAGTCCTGCAACACGCTGGGTGGCTTTCGCGCCCGGGGGCGTACCGGGGAAGAGGCTCGGCAGATCCAGGATGATGCCCTTGCCGTTGCTGAAGCCGGGGCATTTTCTGTGGTGCTGGAGGCTGCTGTGGAACCACTGGCACGGACTATTGCAGGCCAAGTTCCGATTCCTGTGATTGGCATCGGGGCTTCGGTGGCCTGTGATGGCCAGATCCTAGTCACCGAAGACATGCTGGGGCTTTTTGATACATTCACGCCGCGTTTTGTCCGGCGTTATGCCGAGCTTGGGACCCTGCTGTCCGATGCTGTTGCCGGGTATGCCGCCGATGTTCGGGCGCGTGTCTTCCCGGGGCCGGAACATTGCTTTGCCGTTGCCGGGAAAGCGCACGATCATGATAGCAGTGGGCAGGAATGA
- the ccoO gene encoding cytochrome-c oxidase, cbb3-type subunit II, with translation MSLVKHHGKVEKNVLVLLVGIFLTVIIGGLVEVVPLFSVESTIEKVQGVRPYSPLELAGRNIYMSEGCYNCHTQQVRPFRDEVERYGHYSLAAESQYDHPFQWGSKRTGPDLARLGGKYSNEWHLRHLVNPRDVVPESIMPGYPHLARQSLTFDDAAAHLKTLRIVGVPYTEDDFAKAVEDFRAQADPDADHEGLLARYPKAVTGDFDGDPTRLTKADALIAYLQVLGTMVDFTQFDPARKADANIYR, from the coding sequence ATGAGTCTTGTCAAGCATCACGGCAAGGTCGAGAAAAACGTCCTTGTTCTTCTGGTCGGCATCTTCCTGACGGTTATCATCGGTGGCCTAGTCGAGGTTGTGCCGCTGTTTTCCGTGGAATCCACCATCGAGAAGGTGCAGGGGGTTCGTCCCTACTCACCGCTGGAACTTGCGGGTCGCAACATCTACATGAGCGAAGGGTGTTATAACTGCCATACGCAGCAGGTACGCCCCTTCCGTGATGAGGTGGAGCGTTACGGCCATTATTCTTTGGCTGCGGAGTCCCAGTATGACCATCCGTTCCAGTGGGGGTCCAAGCGTACAGGGCCTGACTTGGCCCGCCTTGGTGGAAAGTATTCAAACGAGTGGCACCTGCGTCACCTCGTCAATCCGCGTGATGTCGTGCCGGAATCGATCATGCCCGGTTATCCGCATCTGGCGCGCCAGAGCCTGACTTTTGATGATGCGGCGGCGCACCTGAAGACGCTGCGGATTGTTGGTGTTCCTTATACCGAGGATGACTTTGCCAAGGCGGTGGAGGATTTCCGGGCCCAGGCTGACCCGGATGCCGACCATGAAGGGCTTCTGGCGCGTTATCCCAAGGCTGTGACCGGCGATTTTGACGGGGATCCAACCCGCCTGACCAAGGCCGATGCCCTGATTGCCTATCTTCAGGTTCTGGGCACCATGGTTGACTTTACCCAGTTCGATCCTGCCCGCAAGGCGGATGCGAATATCTACCGCTAG
- a CDS encoding FixH family protein: MPSVQQNRPRGWWYPWIFVGGFGLVFVVNAILLTLATVTFNGFETREPSNRRNGYNDKIAASAEQARLGWNGSLSLHPLSAGSADGGRTARVTMTFTGAEGHPLDGLDVAVLVWRPTQEGLDRHVELPPTGPGTYARDIAFPLPGLWELRVSAGRGDSVQWRTIERIDLR; this comes from the coding sequence GTGCCATCCGTTCAGCAGAACCGACCCCGGGGTTGGTGGTATCCGTGGATTTTTGTCGGTGGCTTTGGTCTGGTCTTTGTGGTGAATGCCATTTTGTTGACCCTAGCTACAGTGACCTTCAACGGGTTTGAAACCCGGGAACCGTCCAACCGTCGCAACGGCTACAATGACAAGATTGCCGCCAGTGCCGAGCAGGCGCGTCTTGGCTGGAATGGAAGCCTGTCTCTGCACCCCCTGTCCGCAGGATCTGCTGATGGAGGGCGCACGGCCCGTGTCACGATGACGTTTACCGGTGCAGAGGGGCATCCTCTGGATGGGCTGGATGTTGCGGTCCTTGTGTGGCGCCCGACCCAGGAAGGGCTTGACCGTCATGTGGAGTTGCCGCCGACTGGGCCCGGTACCTATGCCCGCGATATCGCGTTTCCCCTTCCGGGCCTGTGGGAGTTGCGGGTCAGTGCCGGGCGCGGTGATTCTGTCCAGTGGCGTACGATAGAGCGTATTGATCTGAGATAA
- a CDS encoding heavy metal translocating P-type ATPase metal-binding domain-containing protein, with amino-acid sequence MPESTLLLSTGPGTGDCGAAACRHCGQPIPDAAQGRTAFCCAGCEAAFALLSGLGLEAYYRRRQIDPDLRPLRPDQDAPGLPDCTPWVGTTPEGLCVLHLMVEGIHCAACVWLIEAVLARQPGVVSARVNMTTRRLTLLWKGAAADVPVLLDPVCQVGYRLLPYDPRRVEAEYSTAERELLRGIAISGFASANIMLFSVSVWAGVDMGVWTRDLFHWLSALFAFPAVAWCIRPFLRSALSALRHGRTNMDVPITIGVLLATGVSLWETAHSRPHAYFDAAVTLLFFLLVGRYLDSRARGRARSAAGQLVMLGNRPVTVEHEDGRRTLALPETVRPGSTVLVAAGERIGVDGLVLSGQSELDTSLLSGETMPCAVGPGEQVFAGTLNLTAPLRLQAVAVGEGTLLAEISRLMDVAEQGRARYVVLADRVARFYAPVVHLAALLTFIGWMSLSDQPWQDSLMTAASVLIITCPCALALAVPVVQVIASGRLLRRGILLKSPTALERAVGVDTVVFDKTGTLTCGQPVLEPENLKARQADGTLGIAASLAGASRHPLARALVRHCMRPLVDGVEEIPGSGLRRLTAEGEIRMGSAVFCHAPADRSPHGGPELWLSCPGADPVRFLFTDAVRPDAVAVVAALREQGMAIELLSGDRAEAVAVVAGTLGITQWQSGCSPAAKVARLQELAAMGRRVMMVGDGLNDAPALAVADVSLSPSSAADISQNAADVVFQGERLEPVVEVLRVARFADTLVRQNFMLAFAYNVVTIPLAVAGYVTPLVAAVAMSSSSVVVIANALRLPRRPGKGG; translated from the coding sequence ATGCCTGAAAGTACCCTGCTTCTGTCTACCGGCCCCGGGACCGGGGACTGTGGTGCGGCGGCCTGTCGGCATTGTGGCCAGCCGATTCCGGATGCGGCACAGGGGAGAACGGCGTTTTGCTGCGCCGGCTGTGAGGCTGCCTTTGCACTGCTGTCCGGTCTGGGGCTTGAAGCCTATTACAGGCGCCGCCAGATTGACCCTGATCTTCGTCCCCTGCGCCCGGACCAGGATGCGCCCGGCCTTCCCGACTGTACGCCATGGGTTGGCACAACACCCGAGGGTCTGTGTGTCCTGCACCTGATGGTCGAGGGCATACACTGCGCGGCCTGTGTCTGGCTGATCGAAGCGGTCTTGGCGCGTCAGCCCGGTGTGGTGTCGGCCCGTGTCAATATGACTACCCGCCGCCTGACCCTTCTCTGGAAAGGGGCGGCTGCAGATGTGCCGGTTCTTCTGGATCCTGTCTGTCAGGTCGGGTACCGCCTGTTGCCCTATGATCCCCGGCGGGTCGAGGCGGAATACAGCACCGCCGAGCGTGAGCTTCTGCGCGGGATTGCTATTTCCGGCTTTGCCAGTGCCAATATCATGTTGTTCTCGGTGTCGGTGTGGGCTGGCGTGGATATGGGGGTCTGGACCCGTGACCTGTTCCACTGGCTTTCAGCCCTGTTTGCCTTTCCGGCGGTTGCCTGGTGTATCCGGCCGTTTCTGCGTTCGGCCCTGTCAGCCCTGCGGCACGGGCGTACCAACATGGACGTACCGATTACGATCGGGGTGTTGCTGGCAACCGGTGTCAGCCTGTGGGAAACAGCCCACAGCCGGCCCCATGCCTATTTTGACGCGGCTGTAACCCTGTTGTTTTTCCTGCTTGTGGGGCGTTATCTGGACAGCCGTGCCCGTGGGCGTGCCCGCTCTGCCGCCGGTCAGCTTGTCATGCTGGGAAATCGCCCGGTAACGGTAGAGCACGAGGATGGTCGGCGAACCTTGGCTTTGCCTGAAACTGTGCGGCCGGGGTCAACGGTGCTTGTGGCTGCGGGAGAGCGGATCGGGGTTGATGGACTTGTCCTGTCCGGGCAGTCGGAATTGGACACCAGCCTGTTGTCCGGGGAAACCATGCCCTGTGCGGTTGGCCCCGGTGAACAGGTTTTCGCCGGAACCCTGAACCTGACTGCTCCGCTGCGATTACAGGCCGTGGCGGTTGGGGAAGGAACCCTGCTGGCCGAAATTTCACGGCTGATGGATGTGGCAGAGCAGGGGCGTGCGCGCTACGTTGTGCTGGCTGACCGAGTGGCTCGTTTTTATGCCCCGGTTGTGCATCTGGCCGCGCTCCTGACTTTTATCGGCTGGATGAGCCTGTCCGACCAACCGTGGCAGGACAGCCTGATGACCGCGGCGTCGGTGTTGATCATCACCTGTCCCTGTGCGTTGGCCCTGGCGGTTCCGGTGGTGCAGGTCATTGCCTCGGGGCGCTTATTACGGCGTGGTATCCTGCTGAAATCCCCGACTGCCTTGGAACGCGCCGTGGGTGTGGATACCGTGGTCTTCGATAAGACCGGAACCCTGACCTGTGGTCAGCCTGTCCTGGAGCCTGAAAACCTGAAAGCCCGGCAGGCTGACGGAACCCTTGGTATTGCTGCGTCCCTGGCTGGCGCCAGCCGTCATCCCTTAGCCCGTGCCCTTGTGCGCCACTGTATGCGGCCCCTTGTGGACGGGGTGGAGGAAATCCCCGGTTCCGGGCTGCGTCGGCTGACCGCAGAGGGTGAGATCCGCATGGGCAGTGCTGTATTCTGTCATGCGCCTGCCGATCGTTCCCCCCATGGTGGACCTGAACTCTGGCTGTCATGTCCGGGGGCTGACCCGGTGCGCTTTCTGTTCACGGATGCGGTGCGTCCCGATGCGGTGGCCGTTGTTGCTGCCCTGCGGGAACAAGGAATGGCGATCGAGCTGTTGTCTGGTGACCGTGCGGAAGCGGTTGCCGTGGTTGCCGGGACCTTGGGGATAACTCAATGGCAGTCCGGTTGCAGCCCGGCGGCGAAGGTTGCTCGCCTGCAGGAGCTGGCGGCCATGGGACGGCGCGTGATGATGGTCGGAGATGGCCTGAACGATGCTCCGGCATTGGCCGTAGCGGACGTGTCGTTGTCTCCGTCTTCGGCTGCCGATATCAGTCAGAATGCTGCGGATGTTGTCTTCCAAGGGGAACGGCTGGAGCCGGTGGTCGAGGTTTTGCGTGTTGCGCGTTTTGCTGATACCCTGGTACGTCAGAATTTCATGCTTGCATTTGCCTACAATGTGGTAACTATCCCGCTGGCCGTTGCCGGGTATGTGACACCCTTGGTTGCTGCCGTTGCCATGAGCTCGTCTTCGGTTGTGGTTATCGCCAATGCCCTTCGTCTGCCCCGTAGGCCGGGCAAGGGAGGGTAG
- the panC gene encoding pantoate--beta-alanine ligase, producing MIMDETVQAMVNIVHTVADLRAQVANWRADGLRVGLVPTMGALHAGHMELVRLARRKADRVVVSIFVNPTQFAPGEDLTRYPRQPEQDCARVADAGGHVVFMPSVDDMYRPGASTFVEVSGVSSGLCGDRRPGHFRGVATVVTKLLLQCLPDVAVFGEKDFQQLQVIRRMVTDLDIPVTIEAAPLVRDVDGLALSSRNAYLGPAERQTAPRLYAVLCETARSIREGADPVQACEVAAGQLEQAGFGPIDYLDVRDERTLQPPDGDSGSFLRLFAAVFLGKTRLIDTVRVWDI from the coding sequence ATGATAATGGACGAGACTGTTCAAGCCATGGTGAACATTGTGCATACCGTTGCCGACCTGCGTGCACAGGTAGCCAACTGGCGGGCTGACGGGTTACGGGTGGGGCTGGTCCCGACCATGGGTGCCCTGCATGCCGGCCACATGGAACTGGTTCGGTTGGCTCGGCGCAAGGCGGACCGGGTGGTTGTTTCGATCTTTGTCAATCCAACTCAGTTTGCCCCGGGAGAGGATTTGACCCGCTATCCCCGCCAGCCCGAGCAGGATTGTGCGCGGGTTGCCGATGCCGGTGGGCACGTTGTGTTCATGCCTTCTGTTGATGACATGTACCGCCCCGGTGCCTCCACTTTTGTCGAGGTGTCGGGCGTGTCTTCCGGCCTGTGTGGCGACCGGCGGCCCGGGCATTTTCGCGGCGTGGCCACAGTGGTGACCAAGCTGCTGTTGCAGTGTCTGCCCGATGTTGCAGTGTTCGGAGAGAAGGATTTCCAGCAGCTGCAGGTTATCCGCCGCATGGTGACGGATCTGGACATCCCGGTCACGATCGAAGCCGCACCGTTGGTGCGGGATGTTGATGGTCTGGCCCTGTCTTCACGCAATGCTTATCTTGGCCCGGCGGAACGCCAAACAGCGCCCCGTCTTTATGCGGTCCTGTGTGAGACAGCCCGGTCTATCCGTGAAGGTGCCGACCCGGTACAGGCCTGTGAGGTTGCAGCAGGCCAGTTGGAGCAGGCGGGCTTTGGCCCGATTGATTACCTGGATGTGCGTGATGAACGCACCTTGCAGCCCCCGGATGGGGACTCTGGTTCGTTCCTGCGTCTGTTTGCTGCAGTCTTTCTGGGAAAAACGCGCCTGATTGATACGGTGCGTGTGTGGGATATCTGA
- the ccoN gene encoding cytochrome-c oxidase, cbb3-type subunit I, whose product MTQATTAHSAPAAATAYNMDVIRKFVVAAMFWGVVGFCAGDFIAWQLAYPLLNLDLEWTTFGRLRPVHTSAVIFAFGGNILIGSSLYIVQRTCRAGLWGGNVTGNIIFWGYQAFIVMAALSYVLGYTQGQEYAEPEWPVDLFLTVVWVVYLAAFVGTVIRRQEEHIYVANWFLLAFIVVVAMLHLGNGLAVPVSFLGMKSYSLYAGVQSAMIQWWYGHNAVGFFLTAGFLGMMYYFMPKRAGRPVYSYRLSIVHFWALIFLYIWAGPHHLHYTSLPDWTQTLGMTMSVILWMPSWGGMINGMMTLSGAWDKLRTDPVMRFLVTSVAFYGMSTFEGPMMSIKAVNSLSHFTDWTVGHVHSGALGWVAFVSFGAMYYLIPVLWGRKSLYSMRLVSYHFWIATIGIVLYISAMWVSGIMQGLMWRAYNELGFLQYSFVETVEAMHPYYVIRATGGLLFVIGSLIMAWNMYRTIKGDIREETPYEMPELSPAPSSVRR is encoded by the coding sequence ATGACCCAGGCGACCACGGCGCACAGCGCTCCGGCGGCAGCCACCGCCTATAATATGGATGTTATCCGCAAGTTCGTCGTCGCGGCGATGTTCTGGGGTGTTGTCGGCTTTTGTGCCGGTGATTTTATTGCCTGGCAGCTGGCATATCCATTACTGAATCTGGATCTGGAGTGGACGACGTTCGGTCGCCTGCGCCCGGTTCATACGTCGGCTGTTATTTTTGCCTTTGGTGGAAATATCCTGATCGGCAGTTCCCTTTACATCGTCCAGAGAACCTGCCGCGCCGGGCTGTGGGGCGGGAACGTCACGGGCAACATCATTTTCTGGGGCTATCAGGCCTTTATTGTGATGGCGGCACTGTCCTATGTGCTGGGTTATACCCAAGGCCAAGAATATGCCGAGCCAGAGTGGCCTGTTGACCTGTTCTTGACTGTTGTGTGGGTGGTGTATCTGGCAGCCTTTGTTGGAACGGTTATCCGGCGCCAGGAAGAGCACATCTATGTTGCCAACTGGTTCCTGCTGGCTTTCATTGTCGTTGTGGCCATGCTGCATCTCGGAAATGGACTGGCCGTGCCGGTTTCATTCCTTGGCATGAAGTCCTATTCCCTGTACGCCGGTGTGCAATCGGCCATGATCCAGTGGTGGTATGGTCACAACGCGGTTGGTTTCTTCCTGACAGCCGGCTTCTTGGGGATGATGTATTACTTCATGCCCAAGCGTGCCGGGCGCCCGGTCTATTCCTATCGTCTTTCGATTGTGCACTTCTGGGCCCTGATCTTTCTGTATATCTGGGCCGGCCCGCATCACCTCCATTACACATCCCTGCCGGACTGGACCCAGACCTTGGGTATGACCATGTCGGTTATCCTGTGGATGCCTTCGTGGGGGGGGATGATCAACGGCATGATGACCCTGTCCGGTGCGTGGGACAAACTGCGGACGGATCCGGTCATGCGTTTCCTTGTTACGTCGGTGGCGTTTTACGGCATGTCGACCTTTGAAGGGCCGATGATGTCCATCAAGGCCGTGAACTCGCTGTCACACTTTACCGACTGGACGGTCGGACATGTTCATTCCGGGGCGTTGGGGTGGGTGGCGTTTGTCTCCTTTGGAGCCATGTACTACCTGATCCCTGTCTTGTGGGGGCGCAAGTCGCTTTACAGCATGCGTCTGGTTTCCTACCACTTCTGGATCGCCACGATCGGTATTGTGCTCTACATCTCTGCCATGTGGGTCTCCGGGATCATGCAGGGCCTGATGTGGCGTGCCTACAATGAACTTGGCTTCCTACAGTACTCCTTTGTTGAGACTGTGGAGGCGATGCATCCCTACTATGTGATCCGTGCAACCGGTGGCCTGTTGTTTGTCATTGGTTCCCTGATCATGGCCTGGAACATGTATCGGACCATCAAGGGTGATATCCGCGAGGAGACCCCTTATGAAATGCCGGAACTGTCTCCGGCGCCAAGCTCTGTGCGGCGTTGA
- the ccoG gene encoding cytochrome c oxidase accessory protein CcoG, which yields MTLNEKETDASGSGRPEKTGKLEKVSLYAEHVKVQPKHMPGLFRSIKNWANVAFMLIYFLTPWLRWDRGPNAPDQAILLDLEGRRAYLLWLEIWPQEIYYLTGLLVLGALGLFFATALLGRVWCGFACIQTVFTDIFVMVERWLEGDRNARIKLDRGPMTVGKFTRKAIKVTIWALISVATGFGWAAYFNDVPTLAATFLTGDAGWGVYLSVGIVAGFCFLLAGWAREQVCIYMCPWPRFQASMFDEDSLIVTYEKWRGEPRGFAKKGTSFENRGHCVDCTLCVQVCPTGIDIRNGSQLACIGCGLCVDACNSMMDRLDLPRWLITYDSTNRQLARARGEPIKHRLIRPRTIIYAALITVLVLVMILGVSTRSRLEVTVLHERSPLFVTLTDGSIRNGYTLKILNKRPEKNTYAVSLRGVEGGTLKVVGSDIEAGELQLEVEPNSVATFRVYATAPQKALEGKATDVTFALRNLHTGEAASRGSLFAGPQR from the coding sequence ATGACATTGAATGAGAAAGAGACAGATGCTTCCGGATCCGGACGCCCGGAGAAGACAGGGAAACTGGAGAAAGTGTCCCTGTACGCGGAGCATGTAAAGGTCCAGCCCAAGCATATGCCGGGATTATTCCGTAGCATCAAGAACTGGGCCAATGTTGCTTTCATGCTCATTTACTTCCTGACCCCTTGGTTGCGGTGGGATCGCGGTCCCAATGCGCCGGATCAGGCCATTCTTCTGGATCTGGAAGGGCGGCGGGCCTATTTGCTGTGGCTGGAAATATGGCCCCAGGAAATCTACTATCTGACCGGTCTTCTGGTTCTTGGAGCCTTGGGGCTGTTCTTTGCCACGGCACTGCTGGGGCGGGTGTGGTGTGGCTTTGCCTGCATCCAGACCGTGTTCACCGATATCTTTGTCATGGTCGAGCGCTGGCTGGAAGGGGATCGCAACGCCAGAATCAAGCTGGATCGCGGTCCGATGACCGTCGGAAAATTTACCCGCAAGGCCATCAAGGTCACAATCTGGGCGCTTATATCGGTCGCAACGGGTTTTGGTTGGGCCGCTTATTTCAACGATGTTCCGACACTGGCAGCAACCTTTCTGACCGGTGATGCCGGCTGGGGCGTTTACCTGTCGGTGGGGATTGTGGCGGGCTTCTGTTTCCTGCTGGCTGGATGGGCGCGGGAGCAGGTGTGCATCTATATGTGTCCGTGGCCCCGGTTCCAAGCCTCCATGTTTGACGAAGACAGCCTGATCGTGACCTACGAAAAATGGCGTGGTGAACCGCGTGGATTTGCCAAGAAGGGAACGTCGTTTGAAAATCGCGGGCACTGCGTGGATTGTACTTTGTGCGTTCAGGTCTGCCCAACCGGCATAGACATCCGCAATGGCAGCCAGCTTGCCTGTATTGGCTGCGGTCTCTGTGTTGATGCCTGTAACTCCATGATGGACCGCCTTGACCTGCCGCGCTGGCTGATCACCTACGACAGTACCAATCGCCAGCTGGCCCGTGCTCGTGGTGAGCCAATAAAACACCGTCTGATTCGCCCACGTACCATCATCTATGCTGCTTTGATAACGGTGCTGGTTCTGGTCATGATCCTGGGGGTGTCAACCCGGTCACGTCTGGAGGTAACGGTTCTGCATGAACGCAGCCCGTTGTTCGTAACCCTGACGGACGGGAGCATACGCAACGGCTATACGCTCAAGATCCTGAACAAGAGGCCCGAGAAGAATACGTACGCGGTGTCCCTTCGCGGCGTTGAGGGGGGGACCCTGAAAGTTGTTGGCTCCGACATTGAAGCAGGGGAGCTTCAGTTGGAGGTTGAACCCAACAGTGTGGCAACGTTCCGTGTTTATGCCACGGCCCCGCAAAAGGCTCTTGAGGGCAAGGCAACCGATGTTACATTTGCCCTGCGTAATCTTCACACGGGCGAAGCGGCGTCCCGTGGTTCGTTGTTTGCCGGGCCGCAGCGTTGA
- the ccoS gene encoding cbb3-type cytochrome oxidase assembly protein CcoS: MNSLLLLIPAALFLGLLGLAAFLWSMRSGQFDDLDGAASRILFDDDEAADAPEPQRDRPGSSGSESV, translated from the coding sequence ATGAATTCCCTTTTGCTGTTGATCCCCGCTGCCCTTTTTCTTGGTTTGCTTGGGCTGGCCGCATTCTTGTGGTCGATGCGTTCCGGTCAGTTCGATGATCTGGATGGGGCTGCAAGCCGTATTCTTTTCGATGACGATGAGGCTGCGGATGCTCCTGAGCCACAGCGTGACCGGCCTGGCTCCAGTGGTTCGGAGTCCGTGTAA
- a CDS encoding Crp/Fnr family transcriptional regulator translates to MPVSALVSAFVPAGSRMDCACCDLDERAFCAGLAQTSSALRAIRHDMRMEAQATVFREGDATDHIFTLVSGAVKLSKLMIDGRRQIVGFLFPGDFFGFGHNGLYGYTAETLSPVTLCRFSLLSLDTVVAGSRELERRLLNRMIAELSFAQEQMLLLGRMSAREKVAHFLLMLSRRATQRGDVPSPLSVPMSRLDIADYLGLTIETVSRTLTGLKKERLITINGNTQVDLLDMQALEQIAAGGCLC, encoded by the coding sequence ATGCCCGTCTCTGCCCTTGTTTCTGCCTTTGTGCCTGCTGGTTCGCGGATGGATTGTGCCTGTTGTGACCTAGATGAGCGTGCCTTTTGTGCTGGTTTGGCACAGACATCATCGGCCCTGCGGGCGATCCGGCACGATATGCGAATGGAGGCTCAGGCCACAGTTTTCCGTGAAGGCGATGCAACCGACCATATTTTCACGCTGGTTAGCGGGGCGGTCAAGTTGTCCAAGCTGATGATCGATGGGCGCCGGCAGATCGTTGGCTTTCTCTTTCCCGGTGATTTTTTCGGTTTCGGTCACAATGGTCTGTACGGGTATACGGCGGAAACCCTGTCCCCCGTGACCTTGTGCCGTTTTTCCCTTCTTTCACTGGATACAGTCGTTGCCGGCTCGCGCGAGTTGGAGCGGCGCCTTCTGAATCGCATGATTGCGGAATTGTCTTTCGCCCAGGAGCAAATGCTGTTGTTGGGGCGCATGAGTGCCCGCGAGAAAGTGGCTCATTTTCTGCTGATGTTGTCCCGGCGCGCAACGCAGAGGGGGGACGTGCCGTCGCCGTTATCTGTCCCCATGAGCCGTCTGGATATTGCCGATTATCTGGGGCTGACCATCGAAACCGTCAGCCGGACCTTGACCGGGCTGAAGAAAGAGAGATTGATCACTATCAACGGCAACACACAGGTTGACCTCTTGGACATGCAAGCCCTAGAGCAAATCGCCGCGGGCGGGTGTTTGTGCTGA
- a CDS encoding cbb3-type cytochrome oxidase subunit 3, whose protein sequence is METLQDIADFARQFWGVWLMVFFMGIVAYAYWPRNRDRFDSNAMIPLRDDEDKEWTNGGRP, encoded by the coding sequence ATGGAAACGCTGCAGGATATTGCCGATTTTGCCCGGCAGTTTTGGGGGGTGTGGCTGATGGTTTTCTTTATGGGAATCGTTGCCTATGCCTATTGGCCGCGTAACCGGGACCGGTTTGACAGTAATGCGATGATCCCTCTGCGGGATGATGAGGACAAGGAGTGGACCAATGGCGGGCGCCCCTGA
- the ccoP gene encoding cytochrome-c oxidase, cbb3-type subunit III, whose translation MAGAPEKDPISGLYTTGHEWDGIAELNTPLPRWWMYVFYATVIWAVGYWIVYPSFPVGKEFLPGIWEYSSRREVEADLVAAHAAHQKERSAIAAGSVDEIYANPPLRAYAIAGGGVLFKDNCAGCHQSGGAGAVGYPTLADDEWIWGGTLADIQQTLLHGIRYDRDPETRQSQMLAFGDILSTDEIKQVAAYVKDMSNGKVVAGPGQTIYTENCAACHSSDGANPVSDGNPAMGAPPLGNRVWLYAGPGKEMTMERLQAQIAKPKHGVMPAWSGRLKDEDIKMLTVYVHSLGGGQ comes from the coding sequence ATGGCGGGCGCCCCTGAGAAAGACCCGATTTCGGGCCTTTACACAACAGGCCATGAGTGGGATGGAATCGCGGAACTGAATACACCTCTCCCGAGATGGTGGATGTATGTGTTCTACGCTACGGTCATCTGGGCGGTTGGGTACTGGATTGTTTATCCCTCGTTCCCGGTCGGGAAGGAGTTTCTGCCTGGTATCTGGGAATACAGTTCCCGCCGTGAAGTGGAAGCGGACTTGGTTGCGGCCCATGCCGCCCATCAGAAAGAACGTTCTGCCATTGCCGCGGGTTCGGTTGATGAGATTTATGCCAACCCACCGCTTCGTGCCTATGCGATTGCCGGTGGTGGCGTGTTGTTCAAGGATAACTGCGCCGGCTGCCATCAATCGGGTGGGGCCGGTGCTGTTGGGTACCCAACCCTAGCAGATGATGAGTGGATCTGGGGGGGCACCCTGGCAGATATCCAGCAGACCTTGCTGCACGGGATCCGCTATGACCGTGACCCCGAGACACGGCAGTCACAGATGCTGGCCTTTGGTGACATCCTGTCAACGGATGAAATCAAGCAGGTGGCTGCGTACGTGAAGGATATGTCCAATGGCAAGGTAGTTGCCGGGCCCGGACAGACAATCTATACCGAGAACTGTGCGGCCTGCCATTCGTCTGATGGTGCCAATCCTGTATCTGACGGGAATCCGGCGATGGGAGCTCCCCCATTGGGCAACCGTGTCTGGTTGTATGCCGGGCCGGGCAAGGAAATGACCATGGAACGTCTCCAAGCCCAGATTGCCAAGCCAAAGCATGGTGTTATGCCAGCTTGGTCCGGTCGTCTGAAGGACGAGGATATCAAGATGCTGACTGTGTACGTTCACTCTCTGGGGGGCGGCCAGTAG